A segment of the Aythya fuligula isolate bAytFul2 chromosome 27, bAytFul2.pri, whole genome shotgun sequence genome:
AGGCCGGTGACGGTGTACTGCTCTGTGGGACGCACGGCGGGGCTCAGGGCACGGCCCTAAAGCACCAGGGATGTcccccagatttttttttttgggggggggacagcgACTCACCGGTGAGAGCCACCAGGTGGGGCAGGCAGAGGCGGTTGGCCAGGATGATGAGCTTCATGTCGTCGAGGTCGGGGCTGGAGCTGAATTGCCCGGTGTAGAGGTACTCCAGCACGGCCCGCATGCAGCTCTTGCTGGTGTAAGGAAGCGCCACCTGCGAGGTGCCCACCCAAACGTCACCCCACGGCCGTCCCCAGCCGTCCCCAAGCCTTCCCACAAGAGGAAATCCTCGGGGTCTTCCTCACCTCGTTGGTGGAGCTCTCCACGAAGGGGCCGCCGAACATCGCGGCCATCCAGTCGCAGCTGGAGATGAGCAGGGGCTTGTGGGCACTGATAGCACCGTCATCCAGCACGAAGGTGACATCTGgagcaaggagaaggaaaaaaaaaaacccggTCACCAACCCCGGCTTGGTCATCTCCACACAGCAAAAACACCTCTCCCCAGAGGGAAcgggaggaaaaaataacaaaattaatctTGAGGGCAAGGTACAGGATGTGCCAGACcgggcttgtttgtttttcagcatcctCCGCCAGCTCGGGGGAACTCAGGAAGGGCTCCGGCAGCCAGGGCACCGTGCACGGCTCTGGCCCAGGGGTTTTCCCGTGACACGTTTAAAAGCAAAGGGCAAAAATCCTGGCGTTGAATGCTTTGCTCAATTTCTGCAAATTGAGCTCTTGGGAATATCAGAAAGGACAATGGAGACGGCTGTCCCCTCCTCTAATCTCTCCTGGACAAGGGTTTCTCCCTTGACCTCAGCAAGGTCCCTCTGCATGAACCCAACCCAGCCGGAGAGAGGCTGGGATGTTTGCACCCCCGGGATGTTGTTTGCACCCCCGGGATGTCACCTGGAAGCCACCAACACCACCCTGCAGCATCACGGCACAGCACGGTGCCACCACGCTGGGTGGAAAGCTGTGGCTGGGGAAACCCTACAAGAATCCAGTGACCCTACCAAAAAATCTGGGCCAAGGAGGAGAGGAAATCCCCAAAACACCAAGCTCGTAGTTGAACGTATCCCAAAACCCCGGGGAAGGCGAGCGCCGGGTGCTCCACAGCACGGGCACGGGACAGAGCCCCCCGCGAGGGCGACGGGGTGCGGACGGAGGCGTACCCGAAAAAGTCCCCTTGGCCAGGCATTCCTTCACCCGGTTGGTCCTCCGGACGTGGAAGGCTTTGGTGATCTCCTGGTTCATGAACGCCTCGTTGTTGAGGATGTTGGCCACCATCATGCGGAGGTCGAACACCTCGAGGAGCTCGGCGATGTGCGCGATGTGCATCAGGTCGCGCTCCTTCTCGTCCAGCTCCCCGGTGTACAGGTACTTCAGCACGGCCCGGAAAGGCCCCGGCTGGATGGAAGCGTCCATCTTCACCACCACCATCAGCTTGGACTTGTAGGTCAGCGGATCCTCCGCCATCTCCTCCTGGATGCTGATGAAGGCCCGGCTCCACGAGGAGAGGTCCCGGCCCCGCTTCAACCCGCGCTCCCCGGTCTCGTAGCGTTTCCCCCGCAGGATCCCGTCACTGGTGGAGGCTCTAAGGCACGGTTTGCGCTGGCTGGAGCCGGCCTCCTCGGCGCTCTCGCAGATATCGAAGCTGGCGGCCCGGAGGAGGAAATCTCGCCCGTGGTGCCTCTCCTCTTGGTGCAGCATCCGCTCGGCCGCCGCGGTGACGGCCACCCCGAAGCCGTGCCCCGCGGCGCTCTGCTGGTCCTCCTCGCTCAGGTCCATGAGGAACAGGTCGTAGAacttggaggaggaggtggagaggtaGATCTTGTGTGCGTAGATTTTGATCTTCTCTTGCAGCACCAGGATGACGTCCGCGCACAGGGGGTCCTCCAGGAGGTGAGCCGGGCGCTCCTCGTTGTTGGACGGGGGGTCCGGCACCACGATGATGGGcggagggggtttggggggcaAGAAGGGGGCTTGGAGCAGTGGGCGCTGGACGTTGCGGAGGTGGGACTTCCAGAACTGCAGGTGGCGGCGGGAGATGAGGGCGGCGCGGATGGCGTTGTCGAAGACGTCCTTGATGCCAAACTGGGCCACCACGCTCGTCTCGTAGTAGGGGATCCCCAGCTCCTTggccacctccctccccttctccgGGGGAAGGATCTCGTTGGGTTTGATGGGCCTGGAGAAAGAGAGAACCAAGAGATCTCTCCAGTTGCGTGGTCACGGAGAaaggggcttggggggggggacaagggCACCGTCGGGGGTGGTGGTCCCACCTGGCCAAGGGGCGCCGTGCCCGGTTGACGGCCTCCAGGTCGGCGTAGCGCAGGTCGAGCTGGCAGCCCACCAGGATGACGGGGGCGCGGGGGCAGAAGTGCTTGATCTCCGGGTACCACATGGTCTTCACGTGGTGCAGGGAGTTGGGGTTGGCGATGGAGAAGCACAAAACCACCACGTCGGACctgcgaggaagaggaggaggaggaagaggaggagaaggtcACGGCGGAGCCAACCCCGGCGCCTTTCTCCCTCCTCGCCACGGCTCTGCCCGTGCCCTACCTGCCATAGGCGAAGCGCCTGTCCTTGTGGTGGTCACCGAAGGTGTCCCAGAGCCGCAAGGACACGCTAACATCATCTACCACATCCCGCGAGCGCTCCAGCACCTGCGGGAAGAAAAACCCCGTGAGCCCCGCGGCGAGGCCAAAGCGCTCCGCCGAGAGGAcgcccaccaaaaaaaaacacaaaaacaaacaaaaaaaacccttcccaAGGGGGTCCCCACGCTCTGGGGCAGCCCTCACCTCCTGGCACACGCGGTACTGGTCGATGGCCCACACCGTGGGCACGTGGGTGGCGAGGAGCTGGTACTGGGTGAGCGTGGCGTTGCAGGCGCGGGCACAGATGAGCCGGGTCTTGCCCACCGCGTTGTCCCCGACCACGACGCACTTGATAGTTTCTACGTTTGGCCTCTCATAATCCATGTCAGAATCCATTAATTGGGACCTTGAGGGGGGAAAAACGGGCTCAGCTAACGCAGCCGGGATAACGAAGGGGGTGAAACACCAACGATGCTCGCGGCCACCAGCCCCGAGGAGCTTGGTGAGCGAGCGGAGCCGCGGCGagcaccagcaggcagctgccctcccctccctgcacacgctcctgcccttcccctttaaaatttaatgttCCCGTGGCAGCGTGCGTTGCTCTGCCGCGCGTCAGACACATGCCCTGCGTTGCGTTGCGttcacccccccccctctccctcctctccgtCTCTCCGGCCCTGGCTCATGCTTGTTCATGTGagatgaggctttttttttttttttttttgtttcctcctctcccttcttcccttttctccctctccgGCGTTCGCAAGCGAAGCTTCCAGATGGGAGCACGCACAGCAGCACCGCCAGCCTCTCCCGCTGCCTCCCAGCACCGggctctgcccccagcaccatcctgcccccctcctttttttcttttccaccccccagcctgctcccaggGGAGCTCTTTggtcctgagcagcacagcacaagaGGCTCCTGATGTCTGCAGGAGCCGGGCAGGCTCCCAGCATCGCTGCCCTCCCAGGACCAGGTGCAACCCGAAACCTCCCCGGAGGGAGCTTggagctctgggtgctgcaAAGGTGATTCAAAGCGCCCTTCTCCTGTGGGCACGCACATCCAGGAGCAGCACCCTTTGCCTGCTCCAAGCCCCAGGGCAGGCCAGGGTCTAAATCAACCAAAATTAACTCATCGCAGCATTAAAGCTTGGAATCGAGGAGATTTCCAGGTGGGAGGTCgagggatggggagaaaaaattaCAAACCAACACCCAATCGCTCTGAACTTcgcaaagcagcagctctctccCCCCTTATCACCCCCTCCTGGCACGGGCCTCCCGAGCTGCTATAATAAACCACGGGCGCACAGGCTGAGCGAGCGAAAATACCCGGTAACGATGGCAACCCAGCCCCGCGCGCGGGGACCACGGACGCAGCTCCCCGGGGGGGAGCAACGTGGCAAGGACTTTCCAATGTTAGCACCTCCCTCCCGTGCGCAAGCTCGGGAGCACACCTGGATGCACGAGCCCCCCGGGACGCGGCACGGCGCAGGATCGGGTCCCCGAGCCCCGCGGGCGAGCGGTGGCGATGGCACGGTGGCACCGAGCCACCTTGCTTAGGGTGCCAGTGCTTAGCCCCAAGGCAAAAACTTCTCCAAACGCTCCTCGGCCGCAAGCCACATCCTTTCCGCCCTCTGGGGAAGGGTGTTGAGTTGCTTGGGGTCTGCACGGCACGGCAAAAAGGTGCAAGGGCAGCTCGCCTGCTGCCCCAAAAGCCCCAGGAGATGCGTTCCCATCTCCTGCACCACCGATCCCAGGTCCCCAGCTCCTCCCGAGCATCGTTTTTGGCTCCTCTGTCGGTTCAGGAGGTCCCCGGGGGGTTGTTGGTGCTCGGGGAGCTTTGCGGTGCTTATTTTTAGGGCTCCTAATTCAGCCCAGCTCATTCAAGCAGtgcggggaggggagaaggCACGTGGGGATGACAACTGCGGCCTCGGAGCTCCGGCTTTTTTGGATACCTGCCCCCTGCGGTGGGCTCAACCCCAGGGGATTCGGGACCCTGCTCGGAAAGCCCCCGAGGGAATTCAGGGCTAAATCCTGCCCGGATCAGTGCCTGCAGTgaggaaaagggagggagggagagggggaaggcaGCGGGCACGAGATGCGGGCTCCGAATAAAGCAGAAGCACGCTGGGGAACTCGCGGGGGTGGCACacagccccccacccccaggaCATCACCCCAGGGGGGTGCTGAGCCTCTCTGCAGGGCCAATGTCACCAGCAGGATGCCACCACCTCggtgccccccccaaaaaaaccctgctCGGCCTCTCCAGAGAGCGAGAAGGGAGGCTGGATGCCGACACATCGGGGCTGCCCCTTGCAAAAACCCTTCCCTAGAGGGCAGGGATGCTCCGGCCGggccccccaccccaaaacgcatccccccacccctcccggAGGGGAACCCAAAATTGCTTTTTGCAGCCCGCGGTTGCCACGGCAACTGCACCATCACCCCGGGAGCCGTCGCTTAGCAACTCCCAGGCTAAAAATCCTCCATCCCGGTCTCGCCAGGGGAGGAGAGCCCCTAGAACTGGTGGGGGACGCACCCCGGAACGGTGGCAGTGCACGAAAAtaccccgggacccccccggggaTGGGGGGCGAGCAGGGCCCAGGGGGTTGCACAGGCCACGGCTGGGAGTGGGGGCACCGGGGGTGCTTTTGGGGTGTTGTAAAAGGGCTGGGGGCGCTCGGAGCACCCaggaaggggctgtggggcaTGGCAAaaggggtcggggggggggctcggagctgcaggatgggggtggggggtgttGCAAAAGGGGACGGGGAGCAGCGAGGCTGGGGAGCAAAGGGGtcggggggcaccgggggtgGTTTGGGGGCGGCGtaaaggggctgggggcgctgGGAGCAGCCgggagggggcgcggggggcaTGGCAAAGGGGTCGTGCCCCCCCCTACTGTCCGAGgagggattggggggggggggaggctgggtACTTACACCAACACAGACGAAGCGGCGGCTCccaggggccggggccgggctcgCCCCTCCGGACATGGTCAGGGCGCAAATTGCGCGCTGGGCTTGCGCGCGCCCCCGCGCTGCGCTGCGCGCTTTAGGGCCCATGGCGGCGCGGCGGCCGCCCGGCTCTCCGCATCCGCGGCCCCGCGCACGAAAAGCTCCGAGCAGCCCCTTCCTGCGCGCAACCCCCTGCGCGCAACCCTCCCCCGCCCCCGCGCACCGGCCCTGCGCGCAAAATCGCCTGCGCTGCGCTGCGCCGGGCGCTGCGCGCTGCGCTCGGGGCCGCGCCGCCGTTCATTCACAAAAACAAGCCGCCCCCCCGAGGCCacgccccctgccccccccctcgCAGCCTCCCATTGGCTGAGAgggagcccggggggggggagtgAAATGGAGTGGGGGGGGCTCCGAGTGGGGTTCCAGGCTGCGGCTGAGCGCCCCCCCCCGGGAAAGGGTGCGTAGGGGTCTCAGCTGGCAGGCGTCGTGTGCCTGCGGGGGGGTCTGTCCTGACCCTAAATCCCTCCCATGGGGTCCCATCctgccccaaacccccccaggTGGTCCCATCCTGCCCCTAAGCCCCCCCCATTTGGCCCCATCCAGCTCTAAACCCCTCCATGGGGTCCCATCCTGCCCCAAACACCTCCGTGGACCCTATCCTGTCCCTAACCCCCCCTCCATGGACCCTATCCTGTCCCTAAACTCCCCCTCCATGGGGCCTCATCCTGCCCCAAACCCCTCCATGGGGTCCCATCCTGCTCCAAACCTCTCCATGGGGCTCCAACCTGCCCCTAACCCCTCTATGTGACCCCATCCTGCCCCAAACCCCTTTCCATGGGGTCCCACCCTGCCCCCATCATCTCCTGCACCCTCCCCCTGCACCTCACCTCcatcctccccctgctccttgcggcccccccagcacctctccctgccccccGTGCCCACGAGCACCCCTTCCTCCGaccccctttccccctccccttgcTGCACCGGGATCGGGACACCAAAATTTGGGGAACACTCGGGGTCTGCAGAGGGGACCCCTCGGCGGCGCAGGGGGCAGAAGCGCAGCGCCTTGGCACCCCTTGGGGCCCCCCTAGAAATCCCCTGCTCCCCGATCCCAGGCCTCACCCCGCACCACTGCCTTCCTACCGCCCCCTCCttcacccccagccccaaatctgCGGGGCggaataaaaccaaaaccccaGAGTCATCTTTGCAGCGGGGCTGCCGGGAAGGCTGGCGGTGCCCTGACCCCGTATATCCGCATCATGTGATGCCTCGCCATCCTCCCCGGAGCCTTttggctgcctttttttcccccccccctcgccTTCACGGAACCGTTCTCTGTCCCCCCCTGCCCCGTTATTATTTCCCCAAGGCCAAAAATCCCAAATCCGACCCAAATCCCTGCGCCCACCCCGCACTTTCGCCGCcgtcccccctcctccctccccaaacGGCGTCGCCTCACCCAACTCGCAGCACGGCGGGGATCTCCCTCTCCATAGCAGAAAGGAGACGGGGTGGCTTTTTGGGGGAAGGGGGGACCCTTCGCCACCTTTTTTTGGGGGCATGGGCGAGCCGAGCTCCTTCTACCCCCCCACCCTCAAAGCTTTTCGCCTCCCTTCTCCTGGCTCACGGGGAAGGCGCCCGGCGAGCTCGCTTTGGTTTATTTGCTCTCTCTCGGAGCAGGTGCTTTAAttgtggcaggaaaaaaaaaaattaaattcctgGCTTTCCGGGCAGCCCCGTTCCCAAaggaaccccccccccccccctttttcttttttttttccctccctccttcccttttatgcaaaacaaaagcacgATTGTGGCTGCCGGGCGAAACACCCACAGCCTCCCAGGTCCTGGCCTCTCTCCTGGCAGGAGGCTGCGCCGGGAGGCAccggggaggggatggggacgggggcCTGGAGCCCCCCCTCTCTGCTGCGGACCCCCCaaggaaggcagggagcaggacccCGTGGCTCGGGGATGTTTCCCGTGGTGGCTTGGGGATGTTTCCTGTGGCTTGGGGATGTTTCCTGTGGCTAGGGGATGGTTTTTTATGGCTAGGGGGTGTTTTTTGTGGCTAGGGGGTGGTTTTCATGGCTCACCCCATTCCCAGGTGGGGTCAAAGGACCCCAACTCGCTGCTCTCTGCGCCCCATCGCTGCCCCATCTGCTCCCCCCCCCTTGCTTTGCTATAATTCAAACTTTTCCCATTTCAGCCCCCGGCTTCCTAACCACCCCTGCTCCCAAACAGCTCCAAAACCCCCATGCTGGGGGCTCCCAGGAGCTCAGCCCCCCGGGACAAGCACCCATTTCCCCATTTCCACCCCAAAAcatcctctttcttcttcccccaccccagcagggaagggagaagctCTCAGGGTGCCAGAGACCCCAGCAGACGTTTCTCCAGCCTGCAAGCTCCCCCTGGCTGTGGGGTTCACCAACGGGACccttcccagcacccagccctcctgctgctcctggagcctGGGGGGCAGCACCCCGGCTTGCACCATCGCTCCCTGGTCTTGCAGGGACCCCAAATCCTCTGCCCTTTGCTCCTCGGAGCAGCCAGGAGATGCTCTGCGacctctgcagcctccccatgcccttccccagctccccaccgcCGGCGTGGGGGACACCCGGAGCCGTGGGGACATCGAGGGGACCCCCAGCCCCGTTTGGAGCCATGCTGTGAGTTATCCAACCGCTGTGCCCAAGGCACGGGGACGTCACGGTGCCATCACGGTGCCAAGGGAGCAAGGAGCAAAGTTCCCCGAGGACGTGCCCGGAGGAAGGGAGCGGGCAGAGCGCGGTGCTGGAGAGGCCGCGGGTACTTACAGGCTGCGAGCCACGGCGCTCATCTTCCCGGCGGGGCTGCCTTTCCCTTGGGTGGCCATCTCTTCCTCTTGGCAGCCTCTGAAAAGAAGGGGACAGGCTGTGAGGATGTCCCAAAGGCGCCTTTACCCCCTAAAACCACCCACGTCCTCCTGCACGCTGCCACCCCCTACCCCGAGGATGGCAACCCGGTGGCGAGCTGGAAAGGAGGAGGACGCCACGGGGGGACCTGGTCTCATCCAGAGCAGCCGTGCCTGATGTCCCTTCGTCCCCGTGCTGCCACCTTCACCACGCACCCCACCGTGAGGGATTTCCCCCCCCGGCTGCCCTACCCGGCTCAGCGGTGCCCATGCCctccaggctggagcaggatgCGGCCGCTGAGCGGTGCCCGTGCCGGCCCCGcggtgctggaggctggggctgagcctccCGGGGAGCCCGGGCAGAGTCCGGGGCAGAGGCGGGGTGAGAAAAGGCAGGGGACAGGCGAGGATCAGGAAACGTTGCTCCGGGGCTCCCCGTGCTGCTGGCTCCTTCCCAGCAAGAGCCCAAGGGTGGGCACCCCGAGCATCCACGtggagccccccagcacctccagcacccagctgagCCCCTCGCCGGACAAGGGAAGgagtaaaacaagcaaaaagagtggtttttctccttttctcccctgTCCCACCGGCTCAACGGGGCTTATCTCCAAGCCAGGAGACTGGGGGGGCTTGGAAAGCTCGGGGTTCCCTGGAAATTCCCTGTGCACACCCGCCTGGATCCCATCTACCATCCCCAAAATACCACGGGTGGTAGCTCATCCTGCCCCAACACTGCTGTGGGATTTCAGGGCTTTATCACtcagtttataaatatttaaacccAGGAGGAGCCACAcgctccaggaaaaaaaaaaaaaaaaagtgacatacACAAAAAATATCCCCCCTTGCATCTGGGGCTCTCCAGGCACATTTTTTGCAACCAGAAACCAAAACCGGGGCAAAATCCCAAGGTCCCATGTGGGCTTTTTCCATCCTGCAGCCATGAGGATTCCCATCCTGCCcgtcctgctgcctccccctgtGAATTTCTGGGCTCTGGGGGCATTTTTGGGCCCGGCTCCTCCCGCAGCGTTCGCAGCTTCACCCAGCATTAAGCGCTGC
Coding sequences within it:
- the RHOBTB2 gene encoding rho-related BTB domain-containing protein 2 isoform X1, with protein sequence MSAVARSLSQLMDSDMDYERPNVETIKCVVVGDNAVGKTRLICARACNATLTQYQLLATHVPTVWAIDQYRVCQEVLERSRDVVDDVSVSLRLWDTFGDHHKDRRFAYGRSDVVVLCFSIANPNSLHHVKTMWYPEIKHFCPRAPVILVGCQLDLRYADLEAVNRARRPLARPIKPNEILPPEKGREVAKELGIPYYETSVVAQFGIKDVFDNAIRAALISRRHLQFWKSHLRNVQRPLLQAPFLPPKPPPPIIVVPDPPSNNEERPAHLLEDPLCADVILVLQEKIKIYAHKIYLSTSSSKFYDLFLMDLSEEDQQSAAGHGFGVAVTAAAERMLHQEERHHGRDFLLRAASFDICESAEEAGSSQRKPCLRASTSDGILRGKRYETGERGLKRGRDLSSWSRAFISIQEEMAEDPLTYKSKLMVVVKMDASIQPGPFRAVLKYLYTGELDEKERDLMHIAHIAELLEVFDLRMMVANILNNEAFMNQEITKAFHVRRTNRVKECLAKGTFSDVTFVLDDGAISAHKPLLISSCDWMAAMFGGPFVESSTNEVALPYTSKSCMRAVLEYLYTGQFSSSPDLDDMKLIILANRLCLPHLVALTEQYTVTGLMEAAQMMVDIDGDVLVFLELAQFHCAYQLADWCLHHICTNYNNVCRKFPRDMKAMSGENQEYFEKHRWPPVWYLKEEDHYQRARKEREKEDYLHLKRQPKRRWLFWNASSSPSSSPSSSAATASSSSSSSSSSAVV
- the RHOBTB2 gene encoding rho-related BTB domain-containing protein 2 isoform X2, with amino-acid sequence MEREIPAVLRVGSQLMDSDMDYERPNVETIKCVVVGDNAVGKTRLICARACNATLTQYQLLATHVPTVWAIDQYRVCQEVLERSRDVVDDVSVSLRLWDTFGDHHKDRRFAYGRSDVVVLCFSIANPNSLHHVKTMWYPEIKHFCPRAPVILVGCQLDLRYADLEAVNRARRPLARPIKPNEILPPEKGREVAKELGIPYYETSVVAQFGIKDVFDNAIRAALISRRHLQFWKSHLRNVQRPLLQAPFLPPKPPPPIIVVPDPPSNNEERPAHLLEDPLCADVILVLQEKIKIYAHKIYLSTSSSKFYDLFLMDLSEEDQQSAAGHGFGVAVTAAAERMLHQEERHHGRDFLLRAASFDICESAEEAGSSQRKPCLRASTSDGILRGKRYETGERGLKRGRDLSSWSRAFISIQEEMAEDPLTYKSKLMVVVKMDASIQPGPFRAVLKYLYTGELDEKERDLMHIAHIAELLEVFDLRMMVANILNNEAFMNQEITKAFHVRRTNRVKECLAKGTFSDVTFVLDDGAISAHKPLLISSCDWMAAMFGGPFVESSTNEVALPYTSKSCMRAVLEYLYTGQFSSSPDLDDMKLIILANRLCLPHLVALTEQYTVTGLMEAAQMMVDIDGDVLVFLELAQFHCAYQLADWCLHHICTNYNNVCRKFPRDMKAMSGENQEYFEKHRWPPVWYLKEEDHYQRARKEREKEDYLHLKRQPKRRWLFWNASSSPSSSPSSSAATASSSSSSSSSSAVV
- the RHOBTB2 gene encoding rho-related BTB domain-containing protein 2 isoform X3, which codes for MDSDMDYERPNVETIKCVVVGDNAVGKTRLICARACNATLTQYQLLATHVPTVWAIDQYRVCQEVLERSRDVVDDVSVSLRLWDTFGDHHKDRRFAYGRSDVVVLCFSIANPNSLHHVKTMWYPEIKHFCPRAPVILVGCQLDLRYADLEAVNRARRPLARPIKPNEILPPEKGREVAKELGIPYYETSVVAQFGIKDVFDNAIRAALISRRHLQFWKSHLRNVQRPLLQAPFLPPKPPPPIIVVPDPPSNNEERPAHLLEDPLCADVILVLQEKIKIYAHKIYLSTSSSKFYDLFLMDLSEEDQQSAAGHGFGVAVTAAAERMLHQEERHHGRDFLLRAASFDICESAEEAGSSQRKPCLRASTSDGILRGKRYETGERGLKRGRDLSSWSRAFISIQEEMAEDPLTYKSKLMVVVKMDASIQPGPFRAVLKYLYTGELDEKERDLMHIAHIAELLEVFDLRMMVANILNNEAFMNQEITKAFHVRRTNRVKECLAKGTFSDVTFVLDDGAISAHKPLLISSCDWMAAMFGGPFVESSTNEVALPYTSKSCMRAVLEYLYTGQFSSSPDLDDMKLIILANRLCLPHLVALTEQYTVTGLMEAAQMMVDIDGDVLVFLELAQFHCAYQLADWCLHHICTNYNNVCRKFPRDMKAMSGENQEYFEKHRWPPVWYLKEEDHYQRARKEREKEDYLHLKRQPKRRWLFWNASSSPSSSPSSSAATASSSSSSSSSSAVV